AGGCAGCAGATATTTATTTTGAAGATGTTGCTGCAGAATTCGGCACCATTGAAGAAGGAGAATCCAAAGAACTTGTGTTTACTTTCTTTAATTCAGGAACAGCTCCATTACTGCTAAAAAATGTGAAGCCAGCCTGTGGATGTACAACACCAGAATGGCCAAAGCAACCAATTATGCCCGGAAAAAAAGGTGAAATAAAAGCCACCTTCAATTCAAAAGGATATGGCGGACAGAATATTCACAAATCAATAACTGTTACAACCAATGTTCCCGAAAATGGAAACGACAAAGTGATCATCCTTT
Above is a genomic segment from Bacteroidota bacterium containing:
- a CDS encoding DUF1573 domain-containing protein; the encoded protein is MKKIFVSTILLLIISISFAQKPASKGVKAADIYFEDVAAEFGTIEEGESKELVFTFFNSGTAPLLLKNVKPACGCTTPEWPKQPIMPGKKGEIKATFNSKGYGGQNIHKSITVTTNVPENGNDKVIILYIKGFVKK